In the genome of Candidatus Cloacimonadota bacterium, the window AGAAATGAACAGATTGCTTCAGGTGTATCATTTTATTTTCTGGATACTCTGGGTGCAACTTTTGGTGGACTATCAGTTGGCGTAATTTTCTTGCCTGTTTTCAGTATTAGAACAAATATTTTGTTTATTGGAGGTATTCTTTTATTTAATGTAATATTATTAAAATTCAAAGATTAAAAAGATTCAAAAATTAAAGAGATTAAGAGATTAGAATGTTAAATTTTTGTGAATCTTTACAAATTTTCCTAATCTTTACAAGTTTTTTAAATCTTTATGAATTTTTACAAATCTTTGAATCTTTATGAATCTTCGTAACATGGAGGTATATTATGACTAAAAAAATAATAATAATGTTAACATTAGGTTTACTTGTCTTTAATATTCTTTGGTCAGAAACCCGAGAACCGGCAGTAGCTGGACAATGGTATCCTGCCAATAAGAAAGAACTCGAAAAAATGCTTAATGGTTTTTTCAAAAATGTAAAATTGGATAAAGAGAAGCAAAAGATTACTCCATTTGGTATTCTATCGCCACACGCTGGTTATATCTTCTCAGGGCAGGTAGCTGCGTATGGATATTCACTTCTTAAAGACAAACATTATGATACAGTTATATTATTTGGACCAAGTCATCACTATAATACGGGCTATGTTTCAGCTTACGATGGGGACTATTATAAAACCCCTCTCGGTACTGTGCCAATTGACAAAGAAATAGTCTCTAAGATTTTAAAAGCAGACAAAAAATTTAAATTCCAGGAGTTTGTGCATCGCCCGGAGCACAGCATTGAAGCACAAGTCCCGTTTCTCCAGCACCAACTCAAAGATTTTAAAATAGTGCCGATTTTAGTCGCAACTAATGACTTACCACTTCTGGATAAGTTAGCTGAAACAATTATTAATATAATTGAGAAAAGCGATAAAAAAATCTTGTTAATTGCCAGCAGTGATATGTCTCATTATCATGATTATCAAACAGCTGTGAAAATGGACAGGCATACTATTGACCTTATTCAGAAGAAAAAGTGGGCTACTTTGCAGCAGGACATTTTCTCCAGAAAATCTGAATTGTGTGGCTATTTTGGTTTTTATGTATTCACAAAGGTTTTGCAGCACTTTGAATGTCC includes:
- the amrB gene encoding AmmeMemoRadiSam system protein B, with translation MTKKIIIMLTLGLLVFNILWSETREPAVAGQWYPANKKELEKMLNGFFKNVKLDKEKQKITPFGILSPHAGYIFSGQVAAYGYSLLKDKHYDTVILFGPSHHYNTGYVSAYDGDYYKTPLGTVPIDKEIVSKILKADKKFKFQEFVHRPEHSIEAQVPFLQHQLKDFKIVPILVATNDLPLLDKLAETIINIIEKSDKKILLIASSDMSHYHDYQTAVKMDRHTIDLIQKKKWATLQQDIFSRKSELCGYFGFYVFTKVLQHFECPQGVLLKYSNSGDAMGDTTSTRVVGYCSIVFPKIPTTESELSPSDKEYLLNLARRSIEYYLDNKEIIKPEKPESKILNEDRAVFVTLTKNHNLRGCIGQLIAQMPFYQAVAEMAVSAAFQDYRFNPVKRNELKNISIEISVITPMKRVKSIDEIKMGRDGVYIKKGMRTGVFLPQVAQETGWDK